From Saprospiraceae bacterium, one genomic window encodes:
- a CDS encoding M48 family metalloprotease — protein MNKLKSQIPLGILGNRGRTGGTLIVGLIIAAVTLFRYCSTSTYNEYLGIRQNVSISPEQEVAIGLQSKPMMVQEYGGYDADQRAQQLVKEIGQRLVQASIASKTPYQYDFHLLADRNVVNAFALPGGQIFITRALFDRLTDVEQLAGILGHEIGHVVGRHSGERMEKDQLLRGLAGAAGVAMGDPNSAQMAQQIAALIGLKYGREQELQSDDLGVRFMMDAGFNPEKLIDVMEILKMASGGQSRPEFTSTHPDPDNRKEMIEAAIKKYRKE, from the coding sequence ATGAATAAGTTAAAATCACAAATACCCCTTGGAATTTTAGGCAACCGGGGCCGTACCGGAGGGACCCTGATTGTAGGTCTCATCATCGCTGCAGTCACTTTGTTTAGATATTGTTCTACCAGCACATACAATGAATACCTGGGTATCCGCCAAAATGTGAGCATAAGCCCCGAGCAGGAAGTCGCCATTGGCTTGCAATCCAAACCCATGATGGTGCAGGAATATGGGGGTTATGATGCAGACCAACGCGCCCAGCAACTGGTCAAAGAAATTGGTCAGCGGCTGGTGCAAGCCAGCATCGCATCTAAAACTCCTTATCAGTACGATTTCCACTTACTGGCAGACCGCAATGTGGTCAATGCATTTGCACTGCCCGGAGGGCAGATATTTATTACCAGAGCCCTGTTTGATCGTTTGACGGATGTGGAGCAATTGGCAGGCATTCTTGGACACGAAATCGGTCACGTTGTAGGGAGACATTCCGGCGAGAGAATGGAAAAAGATCAGCTTCTACGGGGTCTGGCAGGAGCTGCGGGCGTGGCCATGGGAGATCCTAATTCCGCTCAAATGGCACAGCAAATTGCAGCATTGATTGGCCTTAAATACGGTAGAGAACAGGAATTACAATCGGATGATCTTGGAGTGCGATTTATGATGGATGCGGGCTTTAATCCCGAAAAACTAATCGACGTCATGGAGATTCTCAAAATGGCTTCTGGTGGTCAGAGCAGGCCAGAATTTACATCCACCCATCCGGATCCTGACAACAGAAAAGAGATGATTGAAGCCGCCATCAAGAAATATCGCAAAGAATAA
- a CDS encoding C40 family peptidase, translating to MGIKFSIGKLLRLSLSIVFTIGLNSCVSSHSMGHPYQDSSRIQKKVSSRPQQNTTDAGLKPKKSSNTQKQKNKSHQKTSAKIAKKPEQKQQRILVADTRLDSVLSPPVQTIREKIIREARSLLGTRYKPAGKTPAGFDCSGFVIHVLSRFDFQMAACSADQSKCGRKILAAEAKPGDLIFFGSKDRIHHVGILTEIDDRKMMMIHSSSSKGVIEEDILKSDYWLKRIKMIRDLDSFTRQKGITMN from the coding sequence ATGGGAATTAAATTTAGTATTGGCAAACTCCTTCGACTGTCTCTGTCCATTGTCTTCACCATTGGATTAAATTCCTGCGTGAGTTCCCATTCAATGGGACATCCATACCAGGACAGCAGCCGCATCCAAAAGAAAGTTTCATCCAGGCCACAACAGAACACCACGGATGCAGGCCTGAAACCCAAAAAATCATCCAATACGCAAAAGCAGAAAAATAAATCCCATCAAAAAACTTCCGCAAAAATTGCCAAAAAACCGGAACAAAAGCAACAGCGAATCCTTGTAGCGGATACCAGGTTGGATTCTGTTTTATCCCCGCCGGTACAAACCATCCGTGAAAAAATCATCCGCGAAGCAAGAAGTCTTTTGGGTACTCGATACAAACCAGCTGGCAAGACCCCGGCTGGATTTGACTGCAGTGGCTTTGTCATACACGTTCTCAGCAGGTTTGACTTTCAGATGGCCGCGTGCAGTGCTGATCAAAGCAAATGCGGTCGGAAAATTTTGGCGGCTGAAGCAAAACCAGGAGATCTGATTTTCTTTGGGTCCAAAGACAGAATCCACCACGTCGGTATATTGACCGAAATAGATGATCGGAAAATGATGATGATTCACAGTTCATCCTCCAAAGGAGTCATCGAGGAAGACATCCTAAAGTCAGATTATTGGCTCAAGAGAATCAAGATGATCAGGGATTTGGATAGTTTCACCCGACAGAAAGGTATCACCATGAACTAA
- a CDS encoding adenylate kinase → MIHLILFGPPGSGKGTQAEKLIKKYNLFHISTGDLFRAETSQKTPLGLKALEYMNQGILVPDEITIGMLKNKLRELDHVSGIIYDGFPRTIAQAIALDNMLNENEEEIKILLALEVPDEEIVRRIIKRGVTSGRPDDSDESIIRKRMEEYRQKTSEVFDFYDQKNKSRNIDGMGTVDEIFKRICTELDPLI, encoded by the coding sequence ATGATTCATTTAATATTGTTTGGTCCACCTGGATCAGGAAAGGGTACCCAGGCTGAAAAACTCATTAAAAAATACAATCTGTTTCACATTTCTACCGGTGATTTGTTTAGAGCCGAAACAAGTCAGAAAACACCACTTGGTCTGAAAGCTTTGGAATACATGAACCAGGGTATTCTCGTACCCGATGAGATTACCATTGGCATGCTTAAGAACAAACTTCGCGAATTGGACCATGTTTCCGGTATTATTTATGATGGATTTCCCCGGACCATTGCACAAGCCATTGCATTGGACAACATGCTCAATGAAAATGAGGAAGAAATTAAAATTTTATTGGCTCTTGAGGTGCCGGATGAAGAAATTGTCCGCAGGATTATCAAGCGCGGAGTCACATCCGGAAGACCGGATGACAGCGATGAGTCGATCATCCGAAAAAGAATGGAAGAGTATCGTCAAAAGACTTCTGAAGTTTTTGATTTCTACGACCAGAAAAACAAATCCAGAAACATTGATGGAATGGGCACGGTCGATGAAATATTCAAAAGAATATGCACTGAGTTGGATCCTTTGATCTAA
- the obgE gene encoding GTPase ObgE, whose product MAEQNFVDYVKICFRSGHGGPGFVHFFRSKHNPKGGPDGGNGGRGGHIILRGNSQLWTLLHLKFRKHIYAENGVAGGENNCTGADGKDIILDVPLGTVAVHPETGEKLLEITQHDQSEILLAGGRGGKGNAFFTSSTNQSPDYAQPGEAGIEEWLILELKILADVGLVGYPNAGKSTLLSVLSAAKPKIADYAFTTLVPNLGIVSYRDSKSFVMADIPGIIEGAHAGKGIGTRFLRHIERNSVLLFMIPCDSADIRKEYQVLSNELHQFNPELSDKPRLLAITKTDIAEPEWKDLIKNELPSGIPYVFISSVAQQGLEELKDKIWQLLEHPLQ is encoded by the coding sequence TTGGCTGAACAAAATTTTGTAGATTACGTCAAAATCTGTTTCCGATCAGGACACGGAGGGCCCGGTTTTGTGCATTTTTTCAGAAGCAAGCACAATCCCAAAGGTGGACCAGATGGCGGAAACGGCGGAAGAGGAGGACACATCATCCTGCGCGGCAATAGCCAGTTGTGGACCCTGCTGCATTTGAAATTTAGAAAACACATTTACGCCGAAAATGGTGTCGCCGGAGGTGAAAACAATTGCACCGGAGCTGATGGGAAAGATATCATCCTGGATGTTCCTCTTGGAACGGTAGCCGTACATCCTGAGACCGGAGAAAAGCTACTTGAAATTACCCAGCACGATCAATCCGAGATTTTATTGGCAGGTGGACGCGGTGGAAAAGGAAATGCCTTTTTTACTTCCAGCACGAACCAATCACCGGATTATGCACAACCCGGAGAAGCCGGAATTGAAGAATGGCTCATTCTAGAACTCAAAATCCTGGCTGATGTTGGACTTGTAGGTTATCCAAATGCCGGAAAATCCACCTTGCTTTCGGTTCTTTCTGCTGCGAAACCCAAGATAGCCGATTATGCCTTTACCACCCTGGTGCCCAATCTCGGGATAGTGTCTTACAGGGATTCGAAGTCCTTTGTGATGGCGGATATTCCGGGAATAATCGAAGGTGCCCATGCTGGAAAGGGCATTGGAACCAGATTTTTAAGACATATTGAACGAAATTCTGTGTTGTTGTTTATGATCCCCTGCGACAGCGCTGATATCCGCAAAGAATACCAGGTGCTCTCCAATGAATTGCATCAATTTAATCCTGAATTGTCTGACAAGCCCCGCTTGCTGGCCATTACAAAAACGGACATTGCTGAACCCGAATGGAAAGATCTGATTAAAAATGAATTGCCTTCCGGCATTCCGTATGTATTTATTTCCTCTGTAGCACAACAGGGACTTGAAGAACTCAAAGACAAGATCTGGCAGCTCCTGGAGCATCCGCTGCAATAA
- a CDS encoding SET domain-containing protein, translated as MDPKEKLIKDLLHQHYVMLKPSAVAGVGVFAIRDIPSGCRDIFSIDPGDWICLDKKEVEALPNHSRLLVENYCLFDKQQYYVPAHGFKTMDLSLYLNHSDQPNLKSVDEGAFFETIRDIREGEELFLDYGEICEYDSSN; from the coding sequence ATGGATCCCAAGGAAAAATTAATAAAAGACCTCCTTCATCAACACTACGTGATGTTAAAGCCATCCGCGGTAGCGGGTGTGGGCGTATTTGCCATTCGCGACATTCCAAGCGGATGCAGAGATATTTTTTCAATAGATCCGGGCGATTGGATTTGCCTGGATAAAAAGGAAGTGGAAGCCCTGCCAAATCACAGCAGGCTTTTGGTTGAAAACTATTGTCTCTTTGACAAACAACAATATTATGTACCCGCACATGGATTTAAGACCATGGATCTTTCGCTTTACCTCAATCATTCGGATCAACCCAACTTGAAATCGGTGGATGAGGGGGCCTTTTTTGAAACCATCAGAGACATTCGAGAAGGAGAAGAATTGTTTTTAGACTATGGGGAGATTTGTGAATATGACTCGTCAAATTGA
- a CDS encoding YdeI/OmpD-associated family protein, with protein MNSKNKWKKEESLMAAILEKTGLEKTIKWGAPVYTYHTKNVVSYSGFKNFFSIWFYNGVFLKDPYMVLVNAQEGKTKSQRQWRFGSISEMDQSKIMEYILEAIEIERKGLKIKPEKFKALPVPDLVSDAFSKDHTLKEAFQKLSPGKQKEYILHIEEAKQEATKLKRLDKIIPMIKNGFGLNDRYK; from the coding sequence ATGAATTCTAAAAATAAGTGGAAAAAAGAAGAATCGCTAATGGCTGCAATCCTTGAAAAAACCGGTTTGGAGAAAACCATCAAATGGGGTGCTCCAGTCTATACCTATCATACAAAGAATGTCGTCAGTTATTCAGGATTTAAAAACTTTTTTTCCATATGGTTTTACAATGGCGTCTTTCTAAAAGATCCATACATGGTGCTTGTAAATGCCCAGGAAGGTAAGACAAAATCTCAGCGTCAATGGCGCTTTGGCTCAATATCTGAAATGGACCAAAGTAAGATCATGGAATACATTCTGGAAGCCATTGAAATCGAAAGGAAGGGTCTTAAAATTAAACCGGAGAAATTCAAAGCATTGCCCGTTCCGGATCTTGTTTCAGATGCATTCTCCAAAGACCATACACTCAAAGAGGCTTTCCAAAAACTGTCTCCCGGTAAACAAAAAGAATACATTCTGCATATTGAAGAAGCCAAGCAGGAAGCGACCAAACTTAAACGTCTGGACAAAATAATACCAATGATCAAGAATGGTTTTGGATTGAATGATCGCTACAAGTAG
- a CDS encoding four helix bundle protein: MKGPNIIKEKSLIFAIEIVYLCNELQGKKEYVLSKQLMRSGTAIGALIREAEQAESIKDFIHKLSIALKEANETEYWLEILVKTKMIDEVQFGSFNLKIRELLKLLVSIIKTSKSNNL; encoded by the coding sequence ATGAAAGGACCAAATATTATTAAGGAAAAGAGTCTGATTTTTGCTATTGAAATTGTATATTTGTGCAATGAACTTCAAGGGAAGAAAGAGTATGTACTCTCTAAACAATTAATGCGCTCTGGAACTGCGATTGGTGCTTTGATTCGTGAGGCAGAGCAGGCGGAAAGCATCAAGGATTTTATTCACAAACTTTCCATTGCGTTGAAAGAGGCCAATGAAACGGAATATTGGTTGGAAATTCTTGTAAAAACAAAGATGATCGACGAAGTTCAATTTGGTAGTTTCAATTTGAAGATTAGAGAGTTGTTGAAGTTATTGGTTAGTATCATCAAAACAAGCAAATCGAACAATTTGTAA
- a CDS encoding ferredoxin--NADP reductase, protein MEFYPVVIKARHSETEDAVSLEFETGAGHPLSQFKAGQYLTLKMRYQRQEYLRCYSYSGMPGQKTVSITVKKVPKGMISKWIVDQAKVGDEIMVSGPHGRFMIDADPGRRRVYYFFAAGSGITPVFSMIKVLLEHEPKSKIHLLYGNRRESDIIFKSKIDALAQKYEGQLMIEYALSKHQKGFLWTSRSDWSGLKGRIDGKMIAEFLKRHPAEIKDCSYYLCGPGAFIQDLEKHLIEMGIEASLVHKEYFSLPETDSNSNTGLEVLTLCDLKVQLEKKNHQLILNPGEKILDGLIRQGLNPPYSCSSGACATCIAKVIQGKVRMDVALGLEEEEIAAGYILTCQAHPITEELEINYDV, encoded by the coding sequence ATGGAATTCTACCCGGTCGTTATAAAAGCCAGGCATTCAGAGACGGAGGATGCAGTGAGTCTTGAATTTGAGACAGGGGCGGGGCACCCATTGTCACAATTTAAGGCAGGGCAGTACCTCACCCTCAAAATGAGGTACCAAAGACAAGAATACCTGCGATGTTATTCCTATTCAGGGATGCCTGGCCAAAAGACGGTGAGCATCACGGTTAAAAAAGTACCCAAGGGAATGATTTCTAAATGGATCGTAGATCAGGCAAAAGTAGGTGATGAAATTATGGTCTCCGGTCCCCATGGTCGATTTATGATTGACGCAGATCCAGGACGGAGAAGAGTTTATTATTTTTTTGCGGCAGGTAGTGGTATTACTCCGGTATTTTCCATGATCAAAGTCTTGTTGGAACACGAACCTAAATCCAAGATTCATTTGTTGTATGGCAATCGGAGAGAATCAGATATTATATTCAAATCAAAGATTGATGCGCTTGCTCAGAAATACGAAGGCCAGTTGATGATTGAATATGCCTTGAGTAAGCACCAGAAAGGATTTCTTTGGACATCCAGATCCGATTGGTCCGGACTAAAGGGTCGAATCGATGGTAAAATGATTGCAGAATTTTTGAAAAGGCATCCCGCTGAAATAAAGGATTGCAGTTATTATTTATGTGGACCCGGTGCATTTATTCAGGATCTTGAAAAACATCTCATTGAAATGGGGATCGAGGCCTCTCTGGTGCACAAAGAATATTTTAGTTTACCCGAAACTGACTCCAATTCAAATACCGGACTGGAAGTCCTTACCCTCTGCGATCTTAAAGTCCAACTCGAAAAGAAAAACCACCAGCTGATTCTCAATCCGGGTGAAAAAATTTTGGATGGGTTGATCCGACAAGGGCTGAATCCTCCTTATTCATGTTCTTCCGGAGCATGTGCTACCTGCATTGCAAAAGTCATTCAAGGAAAGGTGCGAATGGATGTGGCATTGGGATTGGAAGAAGAAGAGATTGCTGCGGGTTATATCCTGACTTGCCAGGCTCACCCGATTACGGAGGAGTTGGAGATTAATTATGATGTTTGA
- a CDS encoding DUF975 family protein gives MDLTNRSHQNPGISSVTESAWLIFKKDWTSIIPVFLIPLFYQFFSFYFTFNEYFSPRFEELKLNFHFDFLFDLIFGGAMTIGISATSLAIVRGLEYSWRMIFSGFNRFFRSFAAYLVYGIMVLLFLLLLIIPGIVIALSCSMMFFILAEDQNINIFEAMSKSRTIMMGHKWRLFKICIFFMFLTILSLFTLGLGMLIVAPWFYLSLATFYDEIKLPLPDPSDALYVEGK, from the coding sequence ATGGATCTTACCAATAGAAGTCATCAAAATCCTGGTATCTCCAGTGTCACAGAGTCCGCCTGGTTGATTTTCAAAAAAGATTGGACATCAATAATTCCAGTTTTTCTGATTCCTCTATTCTACCAGTTTTTTAGTTTTTATTTTACGTTCAATGAATACTTTTCTCCTCGGTTTGAAGAATTAAAATTGAATTTTCATTTTGATTTTCTGTTTGATTTGATCTTTGGTGGCGCCATGACAATTGGAATTTCAGCCACATCATTGGCCATAGTTCGAGGCTTAGAATATTCATGGCGAATGATTTTTTCTGGATTTAATCGATTTTTCAGATCATTTGCTGCTTATTTGGTGTATGGAATAATGGTTTTATTGTTTCTGCTTTTGCTCATTATTCCTGGGATTGTGATCGCACTTTCTTGTTCGATGATGTTTTTTATATTGGCAGAAGATCAGAACATCAATATTTTTGAGGCAATGTCAAAAAGCAGGACCATAATGATGGGTCACAAATGGAGATTGTTTAAAATTTGCATTTTTTTCATGTTCCTGACCATTCTCTCCTTGTTTACCTTAGGTTTGGGAATGTTAATCGTAGCGCCATGGTTTTATCTAAGTTTGGCAACATTTTACGATGAAATTAAATTGCCTTTACCCGATCCGTCTGATGCGCTTTATGTGGAGGGGAAATAA